From Chlamydiifrater volucris, one genomic window encodes:
- a CDS encoding SufE family protein — MNLEIIDVENLSCLEKQHFLVSMLNKLTSKESFYQALINLGREPSPFVPDEKVEKNLVRGCQSELYLSCCLLESKLSFSAFSEALLSMGMTRLFLISYSGETAQTLFTVPPIFSKKLQFYSAISLGRQQGMEALFLKMKLLAIQATSAQNTEHR; from the coding sequence ATGAATCTTGAAATTATCGATGTAGAAAACCTTTCTTGCCTAGAAAAGCAGCATTTTCTTGTCTCTATGCTTAACAAGTTAACTTCTAAAGAGTCCTTCTACCAAGCTCTCATAAATCTGGGTAGGGAGCCCTCTCCCTTTGTTCCGGATGAGAAGGTAGAAAAAAATTTGGTCAGGGGGTGTCAAAGCGAATTATACTTGAGTTGTTGCCTATTGGAGAGTAAATTATCCTTTTCCGCTTTCTCTGAAGCTCTTCTATCCATGGGTATGACTAGATTATTCCTGATCTCTTACTCTGGAGAAACTGCACAAACCCTATTCACTGTCCCTCCTATTTTTTCGAAGAAACTACAATTCTACTCAGCGATATCCTTGGGAAGACAACAAGGAATGGAAGCCTTATTCCTAAAGATGAAACTCCTAGCAATACAAGCAACGAGCGCTCAAAATACAGAACACCGCTAG